One Fibrobacter sp. DNA window includes the following coding sequences:
- a CDS encoding alpha/beta hydrolase — protein sequence MSFQYFELPVCGKTIRGSLHLAGPQNGVWFVFCHGFTGQRMGPGYLFVKIARELESAGVNSMRFDFTGSGESDGLFADMNVETMKSDLRGVAAFLKETHKPSKLILLGHSFGGMIAAFCAGPLDASGIVLLSPVGDPTGLIHRRKNLLQSGPNSDGYYENGPHEMSIGFLDSLKGIDPVEALCADFKGRILLFQGDKDESISVEESGRYVKCAERSGIPADYHVVNGSDHNFSRVPDVKLLCRTIRSWTQEHFK from the coding sequence ATGTCGTTTCAATATTTTGAATTGCCTGTATGCGGAAAGACAATCAGAGGTTCCCTGCATCTGGCCGGACCGCAAAACGGGGTGTGGTTTGTGTTCTGTCATGGTTTTACAGGACAGAGAATGGGTCCGGGTTACCTGTTTGTGAAGATTGCCAGGGAACTGGAAAGTGCCGGTGTCAACTCCATGAGATTCGATTTCACCGGTTCAGGTGAGAGTGATGGATTATTTGCGGACATGAACGTGGAAACGATGAAATCCGATCTTCGAGGTGTAGCAGCCTTTTTAAAGGAAACACACAAGCCCTCAAAACTGATTCTTCTGGGACACAGTTTCGGTGGGATGATAGCCGCATTCTGCGCAGGACCTCTCGATGCATCGGGGATAGTACTTCTCTCCCCTGTAGGCGATCCCACAGGTCTTATTCACCGCAGAAAAAACCTTCTTCAATCAGGCCCGAATTCAGATGGTTACTATGAAAACGGCCCACACGAGATGAGTATCGGATTTCTGGACAGCCTCAAAGGCATCGATCCGGTGGAAGCGCTCTGTGCTGATTTCAAAGGACGGATCCTGCTTTTCCAGGGTGACAAAGATGAATCGATATCAGTTGAGGAGTCCGGAAGATATGTAAAGTGTGCTGAAAGATCCGGAATCCCTGCCGATTACCATGTCGTAAATGGATCAGACCACAATTTCTCACGGGTTCCTGATGTCAAGCTGTTGTGCCGGACAATCCGTTCATGGACACAGGAGCATTTTAAATGA